One genomic region from Anopheles bellator chromosome 2, idAnoBellAS_SP24_06.2, whole genome shotgun sequence encodes:
- the LOC131207760 gene encoding protein-glucosylgalactosylhydroxylysine glucosidase-like, whose product MSGSAYLFVVLLLLLPTLSQLVVSRAAVRLSETVTNEAPGPDVDKLLLLHELTESRCPTDGTSPLPTLANGHLGFTVFETAVYMAGLYNGAGGLSHRARIPNVANIRVNASGCILALDMAQGLFRVEHRPPSGLYRVVQLLYPHALYRRLIVNQVTIERLRHPPDTGAGPSLIVSEEISVPLMPPVPFASEDIHFEPVRTVHFRNLRLPDESPAGILIYQSCGETIEVEDRAHQPEGSAVCVLWNHVPERLTLGPAESTVSFKFIMTVDGEVGVARNELRTALLQPDEELLRAHTSLWGSLWNRFDVLTTGNDQLQRAVRASIFYLVSNLPFGESVARARGPFAGLSPTGLGRGGADLADYEGHSFWDTEIWMFPVLNLIDRSYARWLIEYRTARLAEAKALAAGTGFPGARFPWESGFTGVEVTQPCCPEVAQYQHHITGDISFAVRQHLAVTQDLGWLQESGACRMAQEIAAFWAARLTFNYSGTGQYDIAAIMGPDEDHENVTNNAYTNVIAGYALYFGDFAGCLCNNSGSGANWSEIAKRLKLPYDSGLDYHPQYDGYQPGTVIKQADTVLLGYPLQYAGQTATTRSNDLKTYEAVTRRTGPAMTWAMHSINHLDLGELDQAATYLNRSYQPYMKGSFLVWYELQQPSDSGGAKNFVTGAGGFLQAMLFGYGGARIYLDRMEVRGNLEPPPGSSGLVIKGIQYLGALITVVRTVDQSTLTVTHIEKPLTIEFGDGNAVDDVTVNATYALRNRTAIVRSKSIPFGRCRLPEDLIGA is encoded by the exons ATGTCGGGGTCAGCGTATCTgttcgtggtgctgctgctgctgttgccaacTCTCAGCCAACTCGTGGTGTCCCGTGCGGCGGTCCGTCTATCGGAAACGGTCACGAACGAGGCGCCCGGGCCGGACGTTGACAAACTTCTGCTGCTCCACGAACTCACCGAATCGAG ATGCCCCACCGATGGAACTAGTCCGCTACCGACGCTGGCCAACGGTCATCTGGGGTTTACCGTGTTCGAAACGGCAGTCTACATGGCCGGTCTCTACAATGGGGCCGGTGGTCTTAGCCATCGCGCAAGGATTCCCAATGTGGCCAACATTCGGGTGAACGCCAGCGGTTGCATCCTGGCGTTGGATATGGCGCAAGGATTGTTCCGGGTGGAACACCGACCACCGTCCGGGCTCTACCGGGTCGTCCAACTGCTCTACCCACACGCACTGTACCGGCGCTTGATCGTTAATCAGGTTACGATCGAGAGGCTCCGGCACCCACCGGACACCG GGGCTGGCCCCTCGTTGATCGTTTCAGAAGAAATCAGTGTACCGTTGATGCCACCGGTACCGTTCGCCAGCGAGGACATCCACTTCGAGCCCGTCCGGACCGTGCACTTCAGAAATCTCAGGCTACCGGACGAATCGCCAGCCGGGATTCTAATTTATCAGAGCTGCGGCGAAACGATCGAGGTGGAGGATCGGGCCCACCAGCCGGAGGGCAGCGCGGTGTGTGTGCTATGGAATCACGTTCCAGAACGGCTCACACTGGGGCCGGCCGAGTCGACGGTGTCGTTTAAATTTATAATGACCGTTGATGGCGAGGTTGGTGTCGCGCGCAACGAACTAAGAACAG CCCTCCTGCAGCCGGACGAAGAGTTACTGCGAGCGCATACATCACTGTGGGGCTCCCTCTGGAACCGCTTCGACGTCCtcaccaccggaaacgaccAGCTACAGCGCGCGGTACGGGCGAGCATATTTTATCTGGTCAGCAACCTACCGTTCGGCGAAAGCGTCGCTCGGGCACGGGGGCCGTTCGCCGGGCTCAGCCCTACCGGGCTGGGCCGTGGTGGTGCGGATTTGGCCGACTACGAGGGTCACTCGTTTTGGGACACGGAGATCTGGATGTTCCCGGTGTTGAACCTGATCGATCGTTCGTACGCACGGTGGTTGATCGAGTATCGAACAGCGCGGTTGGCAGAGGCCAAAGCACTAGCGGCTGGCACGGGATTCCCTGGTGCCAG GTTCCCCTGGGAGAGTGGATTCACGGGCGTGGAAGTGACGCAACCTTGCTGTCCGGAAGTGGCCCAGTATCAGCACCACATCACCGGCGACATCAGCTTCGCCGTGCGGCAACATCTCGCCGTAACGCAAGACCTTGGCTGGCTGCAGGAATCGGGAGCCTGCCGGATGGCGCAAGAGATCGCTGCGTTTTGGGCCGCCCGTCTGACCTTCAACTACTCCGGAACCGGCCAGTACGACATCGCAG CGATAATGGGACCGGATGAGGATCATGAAAATGTTACTAACAATGCGTACACGAACGTGATCGCGGGCTACGCTTTGTATTTTGGCGA CTTTGCTGGCTGCCTCTGCAACAACTCTGGATCTGGAGCGAACTGGAGCGAAATCGCCAAGCGCCTAAAACTACCGTACGACTCCGGCCTCGATTACCATCCGCAGTACGATGGTTACCAACCTGGGACGGTCATCAAACAGGCTGACACGGTTCTCCTGGGTTACCCGCTACAGTACGCCGGACAGACCGCAACTACCAGGAGCAACGATCTGAAAACCTACGAAGCAGTAACTCGCCGCACGGGTCCTGCCATGACCTGGGCAATGCACAGTATCAATCACTTGGACCTGGGCGAGCTCGACCAGGCGGCCACCTACCTCAACCGCAGCTACCAGCCGTACATGAAGGGGTCATTTTTGGTGTGGTATGAGCTTCAACAACCTTCTGACTCGGGTGGCGCGAAAAACTTTgtaaccggagccggagggtTCCTACAGGCGATGCTTTTCGGCTACGGTGGTGCTCGGATATATCTGGACCGGATGGAGGTGCGCGGAAACTtggagccaccaccgggcagcagTGGGCTTGTTATCAAGGGGATACAGTACCTCGGAGCGCTTATCACCGTTGTGAGGACGGTAGACCAATCGACACTAACCGTGACTCACATCGAAAAACCTCTCACGATCGAGTTCGGCGATGGGAATGCCGTCGATGATGTCACGGTCAACGCAACTT ACGCCCTGCGTAATCGAACTGCCATTGTACGATCAAAGAGCATACCTTTCGGGCGGTGCCGTCTACCGGAAGATCTAATCGGAGCCTAG
- the LOC131209574 gene encoding protein-glucosylgalactosylhydroxylysine glucosidase-like has protein sequence MWLLTLCAFGLSSMTVAGSDYNFLFNATKLPNKAVTPTLANGHLGFVVYGDSVHLNGVYNGLKGVSHRARIPNFANVQLANCSSLVAQPKNCRYQLDMRSGKFRTTLEDPSGGFRVVHEVYPNRHFDQTIVNRVLLRRLQSKQTIEIDTRQLSGTKSVDLELAPLDTMDVGGEVYFVMCGRTNQVEDPRYQAEGHSVCVAYKQIARKLFLTPEETEREYVFFTVFSRSRQEAERELEGLRKHDFERLHRREMDQMWEKYGLRVEGSDRLDRVIKASAFYLSSSLPSPSTFQPSSYPFYGLSPSGLGRGGKEQAEYQGHSFWDTEMWMFPPILLLDPANARRLLHYRTLVTEAAADYARSNGYEGWQYAWESAFTGRETTPDHCPQVPEYQHHITADVAYAARLYYYATGDLEWLSTEACRLAYETARFWKSRVDYNPETDTFDIGRIMGPDEDHHNVTNSIYTNVIAAHNLFFGAFVGCNCRGPGGRLPEVSEGDLQQLMRVAKSLTLPYNAQYDVHPEYKEYTFGTQIKQADVVLLGYPLEFPMKRSTKANNLKLYSMVTRPDGPAMTWAIHTIGHLDLNELDQAAVMFRKSYQQYLRAPFHVWSENGDGADGAGNFITGAGGFLQSLINGYAGVRLRHRQLVITNPRLPPGARQFFIPQLNYAGIAFSLDIGQHGFRMVFGTGGDAFDKLTLLVDGVERNLFDGCEYSGTSDATLLLRQGDEPAGDQPATCKLHETVLGMRLADQDGHLFSMVQLIAIGVTVGLAGILYSIRVALRGKRKPTEKRKGALSKPVRRKPKSKSAK, from the exons ATGTGGCTGCTAACACTGTGTGCCTTCGGGCTGTCTTCTATGACCGTCGCTGGGAGTGACTATAATTTCCTGTTCAATGCTACAAA GCTACCGAACAAGGCCGTAACGCCAACTCTCGCCAATGGCCACCTCGGATTCGTTGTCTACGGTGATTCCGTACACCTGAACGGTGTGTACAATGGGTTGAAAGGTGTCAGCCATCGGGCACGCATTCCCAACTTTGCCAACGTTCAGCTGGCAAATTGTTCTTCGCTCGTAGCACAACCCAAAAACTGTCGCTACCAGCTAGATATGCGGAGTGGCAAATTTCGGACGACCCTTGAAGATCCCTCAGGGGGATTTCGTGTTGTGCACGAAGTTTACCCCAATCGGCATTTCGATCAAACGATCGTCAACAGGGTGTTGCTTCGACGGTTGCAATCAAAGCAAACGATCGAGATCGATACGCGGCAGCTGAGCGGCACCAAAAGTGTTGATCTGGAGCTCGCACCACTCGACACCATGGACGTCGGCGGGGAAGTATATTTCGTGATGTGCGGTCGAACGAATCAGGTTGAGGATCCTCGTTATCAAGCGGAAGGCCATTCGGTGTGCGTGGCGTACAAGCAGATTGCTCGGAAGCTGTTCCTTACGCCGGAAGAAACCGAGCGGGAGTACGtgtttttcaccgttttctCACGCTCACGCCAGGAAGCGGAACGAGAGCTGGAGGGCTTGCGAAAGCACGACTTCGAACGACTACATCGGCGTGAAATGGATCAGATGTGGGAAAAGTATGGCCTGCGTGTGGAAGGTAGCGATCGTTTGGATCGTGTTATCAAAGCCAGTGCTTTCTACCTGTCGAGCTCACTGCCTTCGCCGAGCACCTTCCAACCGAGCAGCTATCCTTTTTACGGGCTCTCACCGTCGGGGTTGGGCCGTGGCGGGAAGGAACAGGCAGAATACCAGGGCCACAGCTTCTGGGACACGGAGATGTGGATGTTTCCACCTATTCTGCTGCTCGATCCGGCAAATGCACGGCGGTTACTGCACTATCGAACACTCGTAACGGAAGCGGCTGCCGACTACGCACGGAGCAACGGGTACGAAGGCTGGCAGTACGCATGGGAGTCGGCTTTTACGGGTCGTGAAACGACACCCGACCATTGCCCACAAGTTCCCGAGTACCAGCATCATATAACGGCCGACGTTGCCTACGCGGCGCGGCTCTACTACTACGCCACTGGCGATCTTGAGTGGCTGAGTACGGAAGCCTGCCGCTTAGCGTACGAAACGGCACGGTTTTGGAAGAGCCGCGTCGATTACAACCCGGAGACGGATACGTTCGACATCGGGAGAATTATGGGACCGGACGAGGATCATCACAACGTGACTAACAGCATCTACACGAACGTGATCGCGGCACATAATTTGTTCTTCGGAGCGTTTGTGGGTTGCAATTGCCGGGGACCCGGTGGCCGATTGCCGGAAGTGAGCGAAGGTGATCTGCAGCAGTTGATGCGAGTGGCTAAGAGTCTTACTTTGCCTTACAACGCGCAGTACGATGTGCATCCCGAGTACAAGGAGTATACGTTCGGGACGCAGATAAAGCAAGCCGACGTCGTGCTGCTCGGTTATCCCCTCGAGTTCCCCATGAAACG ATCAACCAAAGCGAACAATCTAAAGCTCTACTCAATGGTAACGCGCCCGGACGGTCCGGCCATGACTTGGGCCATCCACACAATTGGCCACCTCGATCTGAACGAGTTGGACCAGGCGGCCGTGATGTTCCGCAAAAGCTATCAGCAATACCTTCGCGCTCCGTTCCATGTGTGGAGTGAAAACGGGGACGGAGCGGACGGAGCAGGAAACTTCATtactggtgccggtggcttccTGCAGTCACTGATCAACGGTTACGCCGGAGTGCGATTGCGCCATCGGCAACTAGTGATCACAAACCCTCGACTTCCTCCTGGCGCTAggcaatttttcattccgcAACTGAACTACGCTGGAATTGCGTTTTCACTCGATATTGGTCAGCACGGATTCAGGATGGTGTTCGGTACCGGTGGCGATGCGTTCGACAAACTTACACTGCTCGTCGATGGCGTCGAGCGCAATCTCTTCGATGGCTGTGAAT ATTCCGGCACCAGTGATGCCACGTTGTTGCTCCGACAAGGCGATGAACCGGCTGGCGATCAGCCAGCAACCTGCAAGCTGCACGAAACTGTCCTCGGCATGCGATTGGCCGACCAGGATGGACATCTGTTCAGCATGGTGCAACTTATAGCGATCGGTGTAACTGTAGGGTTGGCTGGCATTCTCTACAGTATCCGGGTTGCGCTTCGAGGGAAGCGTAAACCAACCGAAAAGCGGAAAGGTGCACTATCGAAGCCCGttcgaagaaaaccgaaaagtaAATCGGCAAAATAA
- the LOC131208853 gene encoding U4/U6.U5 tri-snRNP-associated protein 1: MGSSSKKHKRDSKKHKRRSRSRSRSRSPRYERERDRVERSRSHSEDEAYEADRRRQHKKGRRERSDNRQNRSHGGHRNRSATEVVHTEVNQVDESDSSDCVEVPLDEDVAPPPPSISRRSPSPRVPSPPPPPQVQKRRRSPSPPPPPKTSSSGKKKAVSPIPDAGAGDVLSIADTNKLRAKLGLRPLDVPSGSKGHSDAPRKRHRSPASPPQPPPPPPPPTTSSSSRKRSMSPIPEAGAGDVLSIEATNKLRAKLGLRPLDVTPAKPSQDASKDDAAADDGKLKDDWGEFYHKPARNLAEKTQEEKIREKLKERREKRAIEEKLKRLKTLGDDEEVDDVRQWVTKTRDKDKLRREADERARLLDALDEEHVTGLEREDREPKRRVTERRGAYRDRDLEGLRVEHDVEAFTEGRQVILTLKDADVLDESAGDTLVNVNMVDDERHKRNVKNRKANPLHYGYDVYSQEDDEVDEFGLPKEREVLGKYREEIEGAPRTSSFVIGSNAEEEAREKRRLLEIKTKLDRKKLDSLAMAPAALVSDYYTETELASFKKPKKKVRKIRQKLRADDILASLPAAEESGGAPDHGSRHSKRHGASAQSDLRQTLRQRSAAAAVADVLLTDDTPALEEDLSSVKLESTVEDDEDLQAVLEKARRLRQKEALISKALPIDPERIKSEVKEEPEDGVGGLESDRVRDGTMLLNSTAEFCRTLGDIPTYGTAGNREEDPNEMMDFERDSDGHGGDSEAEDVAGSSRRHGTWNSVNTEQEQEEGLEGGVKVEEVAILDEEPDVASSVAGALKLAQSKGYLEREESNRPSNARFAHLQAQNYSIEDKSHAEENDKYSRRDRYAGPIMDFKEKDSFKPNVKLEYIDDNGHLLTPKEAFRYLSHKFHGKGPGKNKVEKRLKKSEQEGLMKKMSSTDTPLGTLNMLQAKQKETQSPYIVLSGTKQNTSIIKQKR, translated from the exons ATGGGATCATCATCTAAAAAGCATAAACGAGATTCTAAAAAACATAAACGTCGTTCGCGTAGTCGCTCGCGGAGTCGTTCGCCGCGCtacgagcgcgagcgcgacCGCGTAGAAAGATCCCGTTCCCACTCGGAGGACGAAGCCTACGAAGCGGACCGTCGCCGGCAGCACAAGAAGGGGCGCCGAGAGCGCTCGGATAATCGGCAGAATCGgtcgcacggtggccaccggaaccggtcggcCACTGAGGTCGTTCACACCGAAGTAAACCAGGTTGATGAATCGGACAGTTCGGATTGCGTGGAAGTTCCACTCGACGAGGATGTtgctccaccgccaccatcgatCAGTCGCCGTTCACCTAGTCCCCGGGTTCCGtcgcctccgccgccaccgcaggtTCAGAAACGACGCCGCTCCCCTTccccaccacctccgccgaaAACTTCATCGtcgggaaaaaagaaagccgtTTCCCCCATCCCGGATGCCGGCGCCGGTGATGTGCTGTCGATCGCGGACACGAACAAACTGCGTGCCAAGTTAGGGTTGCGCCCATTGGATGTGCCTTCCGGTAGCAAGGGACATTCGGATGCACCGAGAAAGCGTCATCGATCGCCAGCATCACCGCCGcaaccaccacctccaccgccgccacccacAACATCATCCTCGAGCCGGAAGCGATCGATGTCTCCGATCCCGGAGGCCGGTGCGGGAGACGTTCTTTCGATCGAGGCAACGAACAAGCTGCGGGCGAAGCTCGGATTGCGTCCACTGGATGTAACACCCGCTAAACCGTCACAAGACGCCTCTAAGGATGACGCCGCAGCGGACGATGGTAAACTGAAGGACGATTGGGGCGAGTTTTACCATAAACCGGCCCGCAATCTGGCGGAAAAGACGCAGGAAGAGAAGATACGGGAGAAACTGAAGGAACGCCGGGAGAAGCGAGCGATCGAAGAGAAACTGAAACGTCTGAAGACGCTCGGAGATGACGAGGAAGTGGACGACGTGCGCCAGTGGGTGACAAAGACACGCGACAAAGACAAATTGCGCCGGGAGGCGGATGAGCGTGCCCGTTTGTTGGACGCATTAGATGAGGAACACGTAACCGGTTTGGAGCGGGAAGATCGTGAACCAAAGCGGCGGGTAACAGAGAGACGGGGCGCGTATCGTGATCGCGATCTCGAGGGATTGCGAGTCGAGCACGATGTGGAGGCGTTTACCGAAGGGCGGCAGGTCATTCTTACGCTCAAGGATGCGGACGTGCTGGATGAGAGCGCCGGCGACACTCTCGTCAACGTGAACATGGTGGACGACGAGAGACACAAGCGCAATGTGAAGAATCGCAAAGCAAACCCGCTCCATTACGGCTACGACGTGTACAGCCAGGAAGACGATGAAGTGGACGAGTTCGGGTTGCCGAAGGAGCGCGAAGTTCTGGGGAAATATCGCGAGGAGATCGAGGGAGCTCCTCGCACGAGCAGCTTCGTGATCGGTTCGAACGCCGAGGAAGAGGCCCGCGAAAAGCGCCGCTTGTTGGAGATCAAAACGAAGCTTGACCGGAAAAAGCTCGACTCCCTTGCAATGGCCCCGGCAGCACTCGTGTCCGATTACTACACCGAAACGGAGCTGGCATCGTTTaagaagccgaagaaaaaggttcgCAAAATACGACAAAAGCTCCGGGCGGACGATATCCTTGCatcgctgccggctgccgaggAGTCCGGAGGTGCACCCGACCATGGCTCACGGCACTCGAAACGCCACGGTGCATCTGCGCAGAGCGATCTGAGGCAAACGCTTCGTCAAAGAAGCGCTGCAGCGGCTGTGGCCGATGTGCTGCTAACGGATGACACGCCTGCCCTCGAGGAGGATCTCAGCTCGGTCAAGTTGGAAAGTACGGTCGAAGATGATGAAGATTTGCAGGCCGTGCTGGAGAAAGCGCGACGCCTGCGCCAGAAGGAAGCACTCATCTCGAAGGcgcttccgatcgatccggagcGTATCAAGAGCGAGGTGAAGGAAGAACCGGAGGACGGTGTCGGCGGACTGGAGAGTGATCGGGTGCGCGACGGAACGATGCTACTGAATTCGACGGCCGAATTCTGCCGAACTCTCGGTGACATCCCGACTTACGGTACGGCCGGCAACCGCGAAGAAGATCCGAACGAAATGATGGACTTCGAACGGGACAGTGATGGTCACGGGGGCGACTCGGAAGCAGAGGATGTAGCGGGCAGTAgccgacggcacggcacgtggAACTCGGTGAACACCGAACAGGAGCAGGAGGAGGGCCTCGAAGGGGGCGTTAAGGTCGAAGAGGTAGCGATTCTGGACGAGGAACCAGACGTCGCGTCCAGTGTGGCCGGTGCCCTGAAGCTTGCGCAATCGAAAGGATACCTTGAGCGTGAGGAAAGCAATCGACCGAGCAATGCCCGGTTTGCGCATCTTCAGGCGCAAAACTATTCGATCGAGGACAAGAGTCACGCCGAAGAGAACGACAAGTATTCGCGTCGCGATCGCTACGCGGGCCCCATCATGGACTTTAAGGAGAAGGACTCGTTCAAACCGAACGTGAAGCTCGAATACATCGACGACAATGGACACCTACTGACACCGAAGGAAGCGTTCCGGTATCTTTCGCACAAGTTCCACGGCAAGGGCCCGGGCAAGAATAAGGTTGAGAAGCGGTTGAAAAAGAGTGAACAGGAGGGG TTGATGAAAAAGATGAGTTCTACCGACACGCCACTCGGTACCCTAAATATGCTGCAAGCGAAGCAGAAGGAGACACAATCACCATACATTGTGCTGAGCGGGACGAAGCAAAACACCAGCATCATCAAGCAGAAACGCTAG
- the LOC131209786 gene encoding protein-glucosylgalactosylhydroxylysine glucosidase-like → MRSISGREMPAGVVIRTMVALGSLLLGVSLAQSNDGHYKFVTSQLPDVSVRPTLANGQIGLVVYDGHVHLNGVYNGEGGQSHRARVRNYGNIRLFDCSPENGTPQPGFCNYQLDMREGKFVTVGESSILGYRVDHEVYPHRFYDSVLVNRFRLQRLNSQSTIQVRIQQIPGMDSGDFALESTNEFVMSNVVYRQECSRTVKLEQPTVQTYGHTVCVTFQSVPDYLEITPDTMAKEFVFYTVFSMVAQHGVRQIEILDGLVAGEEHALHVKEMDLLWDRYGITVDVNEDLDRAIKASAFYLFSSLPAHNVDNTVARMPFYGLAPAGLGRGGEVEREYQGHSFWDTEIWMYPSILLMDPINALKVLQYRSVVADGARLNAEKNGFEGVQFPWESAFTGTEVTPECCPEVVEYQHHITADIAFAIRQYFYATGDTSWFGADACEMVLETARFWRSRAHYNNATDLYDIRNAMGPDEDHENVTNNAFTNVMAAHNLFLGEFASCFCSQHPQSKEEGKDFLTIGRGMTLLYDAQGDFHPQYDGYVDGTLIKQADTVLLIYPLQYPMNEATKANNLRKYSQVTRENGPAMTWAIHTIGHLELDEEQEARDMFEKSYKQYLRAPFNVWSENGNNEVGAGNFITGAGGFLQTLINGYAGVRLHQDRLHIRNVRPPPESNSLYLPTMEYRKVLFSLTIRSNSIVIKFKTAGHTGVRLVINNAEADICLNCEYTAMELIIEQTAKQEFNGCSLRPTTLGIKVADQTDGAAALQSTSVAFASLILSYLLSKLF, encoded by the exons ATGCGTTCGATTAGTGGTCGCGAGATGCCAGCAGGTGTAGTTATACGGACGATGGTGGCCCTAGGGTCGTTGCTGCTTGGCGTTAGCTTAGCGCAGAGCAATGATGGCCACTATAAATTCGTTACCTCGCAGCTTCCAGATGTGTCGGTGAGGCCAACGTTGGCCAACGGTCAGATCGGGCTCGTGGTCTACGATGGACATGTGCACCTGAACGGTGTGTACAATGGCGAGGGAGGCCAATCGCACCGTGCCCGGGTGCGGAACTATGGAAACATCCGGCTGTTCGATTGCTCGCCCGAGAATGGTACCCCGCAGCCCGGTTTCTGCAACTACCAGCTGGACATGCGGGAAGGAAAGTTTGTGACCGTGGGTGAAAGTTCCATTCTCGGCTATCGGGTGGACCACGAGGTGTATCCACATCGATTCTATGACTCGGTGCTAGTGAATCGTTTCCGACTGCAGCGATTGAATTCGCAGAGCACGATACAGGTGCGGATTCAGCAGATCCCGGGCATGGACAGTGGCGACTTTGCGCTGGAGTCCACGAACGAGTTCGTCATGTCGAACGTGGTCTATAGGCAGGAGTGCAGCCGTACAGTGAAGCTGGAACAACCGACCGTGCAAACGTATGGTCACACCGTGTGCGTGACGTTCCAGTCGGTCCCGGATTACTTGGAAATTACGCCGGACACTATGGCGAAGGAGTTTGTCTTTTACACCGTGTTCAGCATGGTAGCTCAGCACGGTGTCCGGCAGATAGAGATATTGGACGGACTAGTTGCTGGTGAAGAACATGCGCTGCACGTGAAAGAAATGGATCTTCTGTGGGATCGCTATGGTATCACCGTGGATGTGAACGAAGACCTTGACCGAGCTATTAAGGCGAGCGCTTTCTACCTGTTCAGTTCGCTTCCGGCGCACAACGTCGATAACACCGTTGCCCGAATGCCCTTCTATGGTCTTGCTCCGGCCGGTTTGGGCCGGGGCGGTGAAGTAGAGCGTGAATACCAAGGACACAGCTTCTGGGATACCGAGATCTGGATGTACCCATCGATCCTGCTGATGGATCCGATCAACGCTCTGAAGGTGTTACAGTACCGATCGGTAGTGGCTGATGGAGCGCGCCTCAACGCCGAGAAGAACGGGTTCGAAGGTGTTCAGTTTCCCTGGGAGTCGGCATTTACCGGCACAGAGGTAACGCCAGAGTGCTGTCCCGAGGTCGTAGAATATCAGCACCACATCACGGCGGACATTGCGTTCGCCATTCGGCAATACTTCTACGCGACTGGTGACACCAGCTGGTTCGGTGCGGATGCTTGCGAGATGGTGCTCGAAACGGCACGGTTTTGGCGTAGCCGTGCACATTACAACAACGCTACCGATCTGTACGATATTCGCAATGCGATGGGCCCGGATGAGGATCATGAAAATGTTACTAACAATGCGTTCACGAATGTGATGGCAGCTCACAATCTGTTTCTGGGCGAGTTCGCCAGTTGCTTCTGTTCGCAACACCCCCAGTCCAAAGAGGAGGGCAAAGATTTCTTGACAATCGGCCGAGGTATGACACTGTTGTACGACGCCCAGGGAGATTTCCATCCACAGTACGATGGCTACGTCGACGGTACGCTGATCAAACAGGCCGACACGGTGCTGTTGATCTATCCCCTACAGTACCCCATGAATGA GGCGACGAAGGCGAACAATCTGCGCAAATACTCACAAGTTACGCGGGAAAATGGCCCAGCCATGACCTGGGCCATCCACACGATCGGTCATCTGGAGCTGGACGAAGAACAGGAAGCGAGGGATATGTTCGAGAAGAGCTACAAACAATATCTGCGTGCTCCGTTCAACGTTTGGAGCGAAAATGGTAACAACGAAGTGGGTGCCGGTAATTTCATAACCGGTGCCGGAGGATTCCTGCAGACCCTCATCAACGGCTACGCGGGTGTTCGACTTCACCAGGATCGGTTACATATTCGAAATGTACGTCCGCCACCGGAATCGAACTCCCTGTACCTACCGACAATGGAGTATCGAAAGGTGCTCTTCTCTCTGACGATCCGATCAAACAGCATCGTTATCAAGTTCAAAACGGCCGGCCATACCGGAGTGCGATTGGTTATCAATAATGCAGAAGCGGACATATGCTTAAACTGTGAAT ATACGGCAATGGAGTTAATCATTGAACAGACCGCGAAACAGGAATTTAATGGGTGTAGTCTTCGCCCGACCACACTTGGCATTAAGGTGGCCGACCAAACTGACGGAGCGGCAGCACTACAAAGCACATCGGTGGCTTTCGCTTCGCTTATTCTAAGTTACCTTCTAAGCAAACTGTTCTAG